One window of the Candidatus Hydrogenedentota bacterium genome contains the following:
- a CDS encoding NPCBM/NEW2 domain-containing protein gives MTRGIDRLWLLGFIAVLLTVAVMPAWCDPAEKYLGDLLDDAVVSVQMGWGGLGVDTAVRPLDGRAASPLRIKDTTYDKGLGHHAPGEIVVDLNGEYDTFIADVGIQFQQNSAGSVTFQVFVDGQKQFDSGVMKEQDEAKHVEVPCSGAYELRLVTTDAGDGITCDCANWANARLVPSATKADAKIKEPIDIAPFARVIACDPHRTEGTSAKRTEEFPADDLKLESPISAVNGTYTAAVFGDLACIGLQWAEPRVIREIGVEWGAAPSPVDAAKIRAEYWSGESPWQGAWKPLQGTAVVEGSAVSLKIRQKDNPDYPVNGIDKIRWIVPAALASNPITKLNAYSRGHWTTASIRLEYDGPSATHPASVEAYNGWLVNAEGQPAAKSEWSPGSPVVLTVRYSNAFGLKTNRTVLRVRGPRGDTGIAVADVLERGPVFVRDLGLFAIKAEDATTLSKYAARVAANKTVLERVRTMPDQTLEQALAVTHNPIQNLGPMLISLACDNRKVVIEREGVIQYQPRGASPDKNSALVPSHHIGFQFGAKPDKARDRRLVGSWLPAPMSTFADGDVLYHQTTCVIPGGESVASAPNWIFTKPLCVSRIEIENTGSAAASAQLSFGGRAGKTPHAVNAVPEGAIAAIDGATYFFADFRGAAPLTSTVSSDSVSLTGSLNAGQKATVTVTIPLWDLPADAYLQASAPGDCFEPLRAYWAKVLEGSIEIATPDLLMNDILRAARVHCLMAARSEEDGKRVAAWIASDRYGPLESEAHSVILGMDLMGHDAFAQRSLDYFIARYNNAGFLTTGYTVVGTGQHLWTLARHAWLSGDTEWIRSVANEVARVDKWIVAQRAKTRALGGNTNENPEFGFVPPGVGADWNRYGYRYSLQAQYYAGLHDTAEVLASVSHPDAQTLLDDATAFRDDITRAYRWNQARTPAVSLSTGVYVPGYSGMLYAFGPTGDVFPGEDGNRSWCYDIELGSHHLVPLGVFPADGPDADWIMDHMEDVMFLESGMGDYPREKNHSDWFNYGGFAKVQPYYARNAEICALRDDVKPFIRSYFNALAAQLSLENLSHWEHFHNIAAWNKTHETGWFLVQSRTMFVAERGDELWLAPFITDRWLEDGKTVSVRNAPTQFGPVSYRIESHVRKGYIDFEIDPPSRKAPSQIAIRLRHPDGKSMSRIKTDSKTSATIDPDTETVRITKWGAPTKMRVYF, from the coding sequence ATGACTCGCGGGATCGATCGTTTGTGGCTACTGGGTTTCATTGCGGTATTGCTGACCGTAGCCGTCATGCCGGCGTGGTGCGATCCAGCCGAGAAGTATCTTGGCGATCTGCTTGACGACGCCGTGGTCTCGGTACAGATGGGGTGGGGTGGTCTCGGAGTCGACACGGCCGTGCGGCCGCTCGACGGGCGGGCCGCATCGCCGTTGCGCATCAAAGATACGACCTACGATAAGGGGCTTGGCCATCACGCGCCCGGCGAGATTGTCGTCGATCTCAACGGCGAATACGACACGTTCATTGCCGATGTCGGCATCCAGTTTCAGCAGAATAGCGCGGGGTCCGTCACGTTTCAGGTCTTTGTCGACGGCCAGAAGCAATTCGACAGCGGAGTGATGAAGGAACAGGACGAGGCCAAGCACGTCGAAGTGCCCTGCTCTGGCGCCTACGAATTGCGCCTTGTCACGACCGACGCGGGCGACGGCATCACGTGCGATTGCGCCAATTGGGCCAATGCCCGCCTTGTGCCATCTGCAACGAAGGCAGACGCCAAAATCAAGGAACCCATCGATATCGCTCCTTTTGCGCGCGTCATCGCTTGTGACCCGCACCGCACCGAAGGAACAAGCGCCAAGCGTACCGAAGAATTTCCCGCCGACGATCTCAAGCTGGAGTCCCCAATCAGCGCGGTCAACGGTACGTACACCGCCGCGGTCTTTGGAGATCTCGCATGCATCGGTTTGCAGTGGGCCGAGCCACGCGTTATCCGAGAGATTGGCGTTGAGTGGGGCGCCGCGCCGAGTCCCGTCGATGCCGCCAAGATCCGCGCGGAATACTGGTCAGGCGAATCTCCCTGGCAGGGCGCATGGAAACCCCTGCAAGGCACGGCTGTCGTCGAAGGGTCCGCAGTCAGCCTGAAGATTCGGCAGAAAGACAATCCCGACTATCCAGTAAACGGAATCGACAAGATCCGGTGGATCGTTCCGGCGGCGCTTGCCTCCAACCCAATCACCAAATTAAACGCGTACTCTCGCGGTCATTGGACTACCGCGTCGATTCGACTCGAATACGACGGTCCTTCCGCTACGCATCCCGCGAGTGTCGAAGCATACAACGGTTGGCTCGTCAATGCGGAAGGTCAACCCGCTGCCAAGTCGGAATGGAGCCCCGGTTCGCCTGTCGTGTTGACCGTTCGCTATTCAAACGCTTTCGGACTGAAGACGAATCGCACGGTGCTGCGAGTACGCGGACCTCGCGGCGATACCGGCATCGCCGTCGCCGACGTTTTGGAGCGCGGCCCTGTCTTTGTTCGCGACCTGGGGCTTTTCGCTATCAAGGCTGAAGATGCGACTACTCTCTCGAAATACGCTGCGCGCGTGGCCGCCAACAAGACCGTCCTGGAGCGTGTCCGCACCATGCCAGACCAGACGTTGGAGCAAGCGCTGGCCGTTACGCACAATCCCATTCAGAATTTAGGGCCGATGCTCATCTCGCTGGCGTGCGACAATCGAAAGGTCGTGATCGAGCGCGAAGGCGTGATTCAGTATCAGCCGCGCGGCGCATCGCCTGACAAAAACAGCGCCCTGGTTCCGTCACATCACATCGGATTCCAGTTCGGCGCAAAGCCGGACAAGGCACGCGACCGTAGACTCGTTGGCAGTTGGCTGCCCGCCCCGATGTCTACATTTGCCGATGGAGACGTTCTCTACCATCAGACAACGTGTGTTATCCCCGGCGGCGAATCCGTCGCCTCCGCACCCAATTGGATTTTCACGAAACCGCTGTGCGTGTCGCGCATCGAAATCGAAAACACCGGCTCGGCGGCCGCTTCCGCGCAACTGTCGTTTGGCGGACGCGCGGGCAAGACTCCTCACGCGGTCAATGCCGTGCCGGAAGGCGCCATCGCGGCAATCGACGGAGCCACCTACTTCTTCGCCGACTTCCGCGGCGCGGCCCCGTTGACCTCCACCGTTAGTAGCGATTCCGTGTCGTTGACGGGATCGTTAAACGCAGGACAGAAGGCTACCGTCACCGTGACGATTCCCCTGTGGGACCTGCCCGCCGACGCGTATCTCCAAGCATCTGCTCCCGGCGATTGCTTCGAACCGTTGCGCGCGTACTGGGCCAAGGTCCTGGAGGGATCCATCGAAATCGCCACCCCCGACCTTCTGATGAACGACATACTCCGCGCGGCAAGAGTCCATTGCCTTATGGCTGCGCGCAGTGAAGAAGACGGAAAGCGCGTCGCCGCATGGATAGCCTCCGACCGCTACGGTCCGCTCGAAAGCGAGGCCCATTCCGTCATTCTTGGCATGGACCTCATGGGACACGATGCATTCGCGCAGCGTTCGCTCGACTACTTCATCGCCCGATACAACAATGCCGGTTTCTTGACCACGGGCTACACCGTTGTTGGTACCGGCCAGCATCTGTGGACGCTCGCCCGCCACGCATGGCTCAGTGGCGATACAGAGTGGATTCGGAGCGTCGCGAATGAGGTGGCACGCGTTGACAAGTGGATCGTCGCGCAGCGCGCGAAGACTCGTGCCTTGGGCGGCAATACAAACGAAAACCCGGAATTCGGTTTCGTTCCTCCGGGTGTCGGCGCAGACTGGAATCGATACGGTTATCGATACTCGTTGCAGGCGCAATACTACGCGGGACTGCACGACACGGCGGAAGTACTGGCGTCGGTCAGTCATCCCGACGCGCAGACGCTGCTCGACGATGCGACGGCGTTTCGCGATGACATCACGCGCGCCTACCGATGGAATCAGGCTCGAACGCCTGCCGTCAGCCTTTCCACCGGCGTGTACGTGCCCGGATACAGCGGCATGCTCTACGCCTTCGGACCGACCGGCGACGTGTTCCCCGGTGAAGACGGCAATCGGAGCTGGTGCTACGACATCGAGCTAGGCTCGCACCATTTGGTCCCGCTCGGTGTGTTTCCCGCCGATGGTCCCGATGCCGATTGGATCATGGATCACATGGAAGATGTGATGTTTCTCGAATCGGGCATGGGCGACTACCCGCGCGAAAAGAACCACTCCGACTGGTTCAACTACGGAGGGTTTGCAAAGGTGCAGCCCTACTATGCGCGAAACGCAGAGATATGCGCGCTGCGCGACGACGTAAAACCGTTCATCCGTTCGTACTTCAATGCGCTCGCCGCGCAGTTGAGTCTTGAGAACTTGTCGCACTGGGAGCATTTCCACAACATCGCCGCATGGAACAAGACACACGAAACGGGATGGTTCCTCGTACAGTCGCGTACCATGTTTGTCGCCGAGCGCGGCGATGAGTTGTGGCTTGCGCCCTTCATCACCGACCGTTGGCTCGAAGACGGCAAGACCGTTTCGGTTCGCAATGCGCCGACACAATTCGGACCGGTCAGCTATCGAATCGAATCGCACGTCAGGAAAGGCTACATCGATTTCGAGATTGATCCTCCGTCACGCAAAGCACCGTCGCAAATTGCGATTCGACTGCGCCATCCCGACGGGAAATCGATGAGCAGGATTAAGACAGACTCCAAGACCAGCGCGACGATTGATCCGGACACTGAGACGGTGCGCATCACGAAATGGGGCGCGCCGACAAAGATGCGGGTGTACTTCTAG